A part of Miscanthus floridulus cultivar M001 chromosome 6, ASM1932011v1, whole genome shotgun sequence genomic DNA contains:
- the LOC136459227 gene encoding protein GAMETE CELL DEFECTIVE 1, mitochondrial-like — protein MFVLRKTLLHGHLPAPPAAAAAASSRISSLLRLLSSASFSGGSGGGDEWGASSFPGGGSGEGGGGGGDEWGSTWSTGLTKDHFDGSSPSVGRPVPSPSVGHPVPSQSAPVSRVRAAVRSMDEWDEMIRDLERSNVEAKTFVDSWDDRMRETCALLKQVREPGARGSYLKDSEKQEMYRLHKEDPATYTVERLAKDFRVMRQRVHAILWLKEMEEEEERKRDQPLDDSIEILLDSCPEFFNSHDREFHVATLPYKPDFKVMPEGWDGTTRDPDEVLYEISVKEDQMLYEEFVQRLEFNKKKVAGEVKCHKYSRRRPDNGWSYMVEKLGSQGKRGAGGGWKFISLPDGSSRPLNDMEKMYVKRETPKRRRRIIAPYK, from the exons ATGTTCGTCCTCCGCAAAACCCTCCTCCATGGCCACCTCCctgcgccgccggccgccgccgcggccgcgtccTCTCGGATCTCctccctcctccgcctcctctctTCGGCCTCCTTTTCCGGGGGCAGCGGGGGTGGGGACGAATGGGGCGCCTCCTCCTTCCCCGGAGGAGGCAGCGGCGAGGGCGGGGGCGGGGGTGGGGATGAATGGGGCTCCACCTGGTCCACCGGCCTCACCAAGGACCACTTCGACGGATCCTCGCCCTCCGTCGGCCGCCCGGTCCCTTCGCCTTCCGTCGGCCACCCGGTCCCTTCTCAGTCCGCGCCCGTCTCCCGTGTGCGGGCGGCCGTTCGCTCCATGGACGAGTGGGACGAGATGATCCGGGACCTGGAGCGTAGCAATGTCGAGGCGAAGACGTTCGTGGATTCATGGGACGACCGGATGCGGGAGACTTGTGCGCTGCTGAAGCAGGTGCGGGAGCCGGGCGCTCGGGGCTCGTACCTCAAGGACTCGGAGAAGCAGGAGATGTACCGGCTGCACAAGGAGGACCCGGCGACTTACACCGTGGAGCGGCTCGCCAAGGACTTCCGCGTCATGCGACAGCGCGTGCACGCCATCctctggctcaaggagatggaggaggaagaggagaggaagagggaCCAGCCGCTCGACGACTCCATCGAAATCCTGCTCGACAGCTGCCCAGA GTTCTTCAATTCTCATGACAGGGAATTTCATGTAGCAACCCTTCCATATAAACCTGACTTCAAAGTGATGCCTGAGGGCTGGGATGGCACAACACGAGATCCTGATGAGGTTCTATATGAAATTTCAGTGAAGGAAGATCAAATGTTGTATGAGGAATTTGTTCAGCGCTTGGAATTCAACAAGAAGAAG GTGGCAGGGGAGGTTAAGTGCCACAAGTACAGCCGGCGCCGGCCAGACAATGGATGGAGCTACATGGTCGAAAAGCTTGGTTCTCAGGGAAAGCGTGGTGCAGGAGGGGGCTGGAAGTTCATCAGCTTGCCTGATGGATCAAGCCGGCCACTAAATGATATGGAGAAGATGTATGTTAAGCGGGAGACTCCAAAACGGCGAAGGAGGATAATTGCACCATACAAGTGA